In the genome of Bacteroides mediterraneensis, the window GATATGTGGAAATCGGGTAAAGTCAAGTCTTCGCAATCGGCTTTTGTGAGATATATAGGAAAAAATCTGAAACCTTTGACTTCTTATTATTGGATGGTAAGAATATGGGATGAAGATGGCAAGTCTTCCAAGTGGTCTGATCCGGCTAAGTTTGAGACAGGACTTATGGACGACGAATCACAGTGGCATGAAGCAAAATGGATAACTCTGAGCAATGATACCAGAAAGTCAGAACATCGTTTCCGTGAATTCAAGACAGGAGCAATGAAGGAACCTGTAATGGTTACAAGCCAGCCTGTGGGATATTTCAGAAACGAGGCTCTTCTGGATAAAGAGATAAAATCTGCCCGTGCATATATTTGTGGTTTGGGATATTATGAACTTTATATCAATGGAAAGAAAGTAGGCGATCATGTTCTTGACCCGGCACCTTCAAATTACGACAAACAGGCCTATTACGTGGCATACGATGTTACCGAGAATCTTTCTTCAGGAAAGAATACTTTGGGAATAATCCTTGGAAACGGTTTCTATGGACAGAATTTATCATGGAAAAACAATCCTGAAGCAGATAAAAACCTGTCTTTTGGTGTACCTGCTGCAAGAATGGTTGTTAAGGTGGAATATACAGACGGAACCGGCCAATATATTGTGACTGATGGTGAATGGAAAAATTCAACGGGTCCGATAGTTTTCGATAATATTTATGGCGGTGAGATATATGATTCACGTTACAGCATCGAAGGATGGAACCGAAATGGTTATAATGATTCTCAATGGACAAATACTTCTGTTATAACTCCTGAAATTAAGAAAGTAAGCGCTCAGAATATGCCGCCTATCAGAGTTCTTGAAGAAATAAAACCAGTAAGGATGTTCAAGGCTTCAGATGGCAAATGGATTATCGATTATGGAAAGAACATTGCCGGATGGGTAAAGATTAAGGCGAACGGTAAGACCGGAGATGTACTTAAAATCAGTACATACGAGTGTCTGACACAAGATGGAAAGGATGTATTTGCCGGTTCTACCGGTGGAAGTGCAAATGGTATGGCACAGTGGTTCAATTACATTTTCAGTAGAAATGGAACAGAAGAATGGGAACCGCATTTTTCATACCACGGATTCCGTTATGCGAAAGTCGATGAAGGTATAGAAGGCAAGCCGGCTGAAGATATGGTTACGGCTGTACTTGTTGCAACAGATATACAGCAGAATGGTAGTTTCTTATGCTCTGAACCACTTTATAATAAGATGGACACAATAAGCCGTCTGACAATTGTAGATAATATACATGGTATTCCGGAAGATTGTCCGCACAGAGAGAAATGTGGCTGGTTAGGTGATGCACATGCATTTTGCGAATACGCTTTGTATAACTATGATATGCTTAATTTCTACAAGAAATACATGCAGGATATACGCACTCAGTGCCGTCCGTCTAAAGCAGGCGATAAGTCCGGAAAAATATTTCGTGTTCCAACTATGATTGCTCCCGGTAAACGTACATCAAATGTCGCTCTTATTGACTGGGGAGTAGCTACAGTATATTTGCCTTGGTATAACTATATCCATTATGGAGATGACTCAATGATTAAGGAGTTCTATCCTACCATGAAAGAACTTATGGAGTATTACCTGACATTTAAGGATAAAGACGGTATTATGCAGAATGGTATGGGAGACTGGTGTCCTCCACTTTGGGATAGGAAGAATAATCCGTCAGCAATGGAATGTCATCCGGTAATATCTGCCAATGCCTATTTCTACGATGTCCTGGGTATAATGGCCCGTTTTGCAAAAATGAATGGTGATGATGATTATGCCAATAAGATGCAGACAGAACAGAAACAGCTTTTTGATGCTTTCAATAAGGCATATCTCAAACGCATACCATTGTCCGGTGCCTTATGGTACGGCAGTCAGACCGCTACCGTTATGGCCCTCCGTTTCGGCATGGTTCCCGAAGATAAGATTAAGGATGTAGTCGAAGGTCTGGTATACGATATTGAGGCTGTAAAAGGAATGCATCATGCAGTGGGAATACACGGTATGCGATATATATATACAGTGTTGGCCGAGCATGGGTTTAGCGATCTTGCCCATACCATACTTACTATACCTACATTCCCAAGTCAGACCTATATTATGAATTATGGCTTTACCACATGGCCTGAACGCCAGTTCTACTGGGATATGATGCCACAATTGTCGAACTCTCTTAATCACCCTATGCACAGTGGTTTTGCCGCATATTTCTACGAAATGATTGGAGGAGTGCAAAGCAGCCGTCAAGAGCCGGGGTATAAGGAATTCTGTGTCAATCCCGTTTCACCTTCGGGTATGACATTTGCCAAAGTTACAGTGCCAACAGTTTATGGAAATATTAAATCTGCATGGGAAAAGAAAGGTGATGAGTTCGTATTGAATGTGTCAGTGCCTTTCAATACCAAGGCTAATGTCAGTATATCTCAGAAACAATATGGCAGCTTGAAAATCAATGGTAAACAAGTGTCAGATATTCCTTCTATAAGATATGATTCGGAAAATCAGATACTTATATTAGGTTCTGGCGATTATAAACTTATAACCAAGAATTAACACATAATGAAAAAACTTTTATCAGCAATATTTATTGCAGCAGCCGGTATCAGTAGTGTATCGGCTGCAAAACTTCAACATCCTTGTTTGCTGTTTACTCAGGATGAAGTTCAGCAGATGCGTGAAAAATCACTCTCCACACAATGGCTTAAAGATATGCGTGAAGTGGTAGTAAAGGATGCCGATTCCATGCTCTCGCTTCAGACAGAACCATATCTTCTGGAGGATGAAAGCAAACATCTGTATTTTGGAATAGCGGGTCGAGGTGTTCAGGTAAATGTCCTCAATTTAGCCCTTGCCGGTTATCTGACAGGTGAGCAGAAATACATTGAAAAAGCAAAAGAAGTCCTGTTGGCAGTTGTACGCCAGACAGAACCTGATAATAACAAGAATTGGGAACACCATCATCAGGCATCCGATGCCGCACAGGGAGTGGTTCTAGGTTATGACATGCTATATCCATATATGTCTGATTCAGAGAGGGCAGAAGTTTTGGATGAGATAGAAAAGTTCGGAAAGTATCTATACGTATCTGCCGGTGTATGGGGAACTTTTGATAAAGGCTCTACATCGTGCAATCACAATTCTGTACACCACGGAGCCTTGGGACTTTGTGCTCTTGTAACAGGCAGTCATCAGGAATGGCTTGACCGTGCCATACAGCGTACAGAGGGTTTCTACACATATTGTGCCGACGAGACTGGTTATGTTACAGAAGGACATCACTACCTTTCATACGGCTTTGGAGGCGCATTCCCTTTTACCCAGGCTCTAAAGAATCTTACAGGTTATGATTTATTTGAGAAGTATAAGTCTCTGATAAGTCAGGCTGGTGAACAGATTCTTTGGAATCTTCTTCCGGATGGAGGTATGACTGTGTTGAACGACAGTTATAGCGCACCTGTAGGAGAGACTGTTGCATATAGTGCAATGCTTTTCAATAAACCACAGCAGCTATGGGCATGGCTTAAGTTTGCAGAAGACATTCCCGGACAGAAAGAAATGAACTATTATGAGAAAAGGGCAAAGTTTTATCTTGGTTTAAGCTATACAAAGCGAGGTAAATATTTCAGTGCCCCATACGGATTGCCTTATACACGGTTTTTCCTTTTCCTGCCTGATGCCAAATATACAGCAACAGAATCTCCTGAAGTAGGAAAAACTCCGTTGACGAAGGTTTTTCAGAGTGGACGGGTTTTTATGCGTAGCGGGTGGAACGATACAAATGACGCTCATGTCTCATTCACATCAGGATATGACTTTCATCATGGACATAATCACCGCGATGAAAACTCTTTTACGTTCTATTCATTGGGTGAAACATTCATTAACGACCCTATTTATTGGCCGAAATACAGCAACTGCCATTCTACACTTGGTATAGACGGAAAGGAACAGTTTGTTCAGTTTGGCGAGGTTTATAATCCTAAAGCCAGTATGACAGAAGGGCGGATTCAGACAGTCCGTGAAGATGAAAACGGAGTTTTTGTACGTGGTGAGGCAAAAGGCGCATACGATTATAAAGAAGGTATAGACTATTCGAACAGAAAATTGTATTTTGTACGTAACGCTCCATATTCACCATACGTGATTTTCCGTGACGATGCAGCCATGCGTGATGCGTCTGAAGTTGAATTCGTCTCACGACTCATCACTAAACCGGAACATAAAGTAACATCTGAAGGCAAAGCTGCAATTATTACCACTTCCTCAGGAGCTAAAGCCATGATACTTACATATAGTGGCGATGTACAAATAAATGTTGTAAATGATGATATGAAAGGTGAGACATTCTTTGCACAGGTTAATGGAGGGGATTTCCTTTGTACGGATTATTTTAAACGACTCAGCTCTACTGTAACAGCTGTCAATCCGCGTTTCACTACTATTGTCATTCCATATTTTAAAAAAGAAGAACTGCCAACTATTGGAGTAGAACGACGTGCTGATGATATAATATGGACACTTAGTTTTTCTTCGGGTGAAAAACATTTAATTACTCTCACAGACTCAGACATATCAATAGATATAATTTAATAATCTTTTTGTTATGTTCATCTGTCCGGAAATTCGGAACTTTTTATTCCGGATTTTCGTACTTTCTTTATTGTATATTTCTGCCAAAATGAACAATAATTTATATAATGATATGATATTACATTTTAATGAACGAATACTGATTAAGAAACCAATGATTATAAATTTATAAATAATTAATGTAATAACGTAAATATCTTTGAAATGAAAAAACATCTTCTTTTCTTATTCTTATTTGTTGTAGCCAGTGCTGCGGCATCAGTTACTCCGAAATGGATTTGGATAGACAATAACGATGCTCCGAATACATGGGCATGTTTCAGAAAAACATTAGACATAGACAATGTCCCTTCATCAGAAGTATATGCCGATATTGCTGTCGACAGTAAATATTGGTTGTGGGTTAATGGTCAACAAGTTGTTTTTGAAGGAGGCCTTGCCGGCTCTCCAAGTCAAGCAGGGAAATGGGACAGAAAGGCTAAGATTACACCAAGCAATACATGGTTTGAAAGAGTAAATATCCAGCCATATCTGAAAAAAGGTAAAAATGTCATTTCTGTTTTGGCATGGTATTGGGGTAGGGAAACCCATAAAGGTACATATATCAAGAAAAGAGGTGGTTTTTTGTTTTCATCTGAAATAAACGGTCAGGGCATTTCGTCGGATTCTTCATGGAAAGCAAGTCGCCATGTAGCATACGATACAACCGGATGTACTGCTTCTAAAGCTATAGTTCCTTTCAAAATCAAGTATGACGCAAGAAAGAATATGAATGAATGGTTCATGCCTGAATACAACGATAGTCAGTGGACTAAAGCAGTTGTTCTTGGAAACAAAGGTGATGCGCCATGGCATAATTTGGTGGAAAGAAACTTCCCTAGACCTGTTAACCATGGGCTTTTGGAATATGCCAATGATAAAGAACTTGGGTTCCCTTTCGATGGAAACGGTAAAACTGTGGTATGTAAATTGCCTTTCAATAAGCAGATTACACCGTGGCTTAAAGTAGAATCTCAAGGGGGTGATACAATATTTATAAGTACTGACAATCCTAAAAATGCCATAACAGCTCATTATATTACCCGTCCGGGCAGACAGACATTTGAGTGTTATTCATGGATGAATGGTCACGACGTAAGATATACAGTTCCAAAAGGAGTAAAGGTTCTTTCTCTTAAATACAGATGGATTACTGTTGGTGAGATGGCCGGAAAATTCCAGATAGATGATCCTTTTTATCAGAGGCTGTGGGATATGTGTTATAACACATTGTTTGTCTGTGCCCGTGATAATTTTATGGATTGCCCTGACAGGGAAAGAGCCTTGTGGATTGGTGATGTAGCCGACCAGACCAGCTATCTTTTCTATTCAATGGATGATGCCGGACGCAAGCTTCTGAGGATGGCAATCATATCTACCATGTGTTTCAGCGATAATAAGGTAATCGGTGCCTTAGGTCCGCTTCGTGTTCGTGAACTTGTATGTCAGAGCCTTCAGTTTATAGCGCAGTGTATATGGCCATACTATATAAATACAGGTGACAAGGCTACTCTGTCAGAAGTTTATCCTTTCGTATATGATTATCTTTCATTGTTTCCTATGAAGGAAAATGGTCTTCCTGAATATAGAAAAGGTAAAAGTCCGGATACATGGGACTGGCTTGACTGGGGTGTGAAAGGAACAATAGACAATGAACCAATTCAGGTAGCTTTCTATTATATGGCTCTTGACAAGGCAAGAGAAATGGCATTGTTACTTGGTAAGTCCGATGATGTAAAATGGTATGAGGATAGAATGAAATCTATAAAGACTAATTATGACAAGTGTTTCTGGCAGAATGGTTTCTATAGTTCAAATCCGGCAAAATTCAAGGATGACCGTGCAAATGCCATTGCCATAGTCTCAGGTGTGGCATCTTCGGATAAATATCAGCAGATTGTTGACAATGTTCTTACAAAGAATTATTATTCCAGTCCTCATTTCGAATGGATTGTAGAGGATGCAATGTGTATAGCCGGTGAATATGGAAAGGCTTTGGAGAGAATGAAAAAACAATACCAAAGCCAGGTTGACAATAAAAAGATGACAACACTTTATGAGTTTTTCCCTAAAGGTGGTTCATATAATCATGCCTGGAATGCTCCAAATGCCATATTGGCCAAATATATTTCGGGAATATATCCTACAAAACCGGGATGGAAGGAGTTTGTTGTAAAACCTCATTTGGTTAATTTCAAATCAATAAAGCAGACAGTTCCTTCCGTCAAAGGTGATATTAGTCTTGAAGTTTCAAGTAATGAGAACACTAAGATAAAACTTTCAACCCCGGATGATACTGAGGCTGTCGTTTACTTGCCTGTACCTGACGGTAAGACATATAAATATGTGTCACTTAATGGTCAGAAGATTTGGACAAAAGGAAAAGGTCTGTCCAGACAGGTTAGTGGTGTTGAGTTTATTGGTGAAGAAACAGGTTTTATAATCTTTAGGGTAAAATCTGGATCATGGACTATTGAAGGCATTATATGATTTTATGAATTAGATTGATATTATTCAGCACTACTGTCCCGTAAAAGTGGATAAATAGCTCTTTGAATTAATTGAAAAATAGTCAATTACGCGGTTTTTTGAAATGAAAGGGACTTGATTTTGCAACTTTGCAGTCTAATACAAATGGCTGCTATGTTCCAAGCCAAATATGTATTCTCTCAATTAACCGCTTTTCTGAACAGGACTTAGTTCAACAACTATGTTCGCAAGTATGATGGCAGCCGATATGTGAAGCATTTCACTTGCTGGAATCAGATGCTCGCGATGATGTTTAGACAACTGAGTAACCATGAGAGTCTGCGAGACTTAATCGTTGCTTTCGAAGCGCATAGGGCTAAGCAATATCATCTTGGGTTAGGTCGTGAACCGATAGCCAAGACAACTCTTGCGACAGCCAACCAGAACCGTGATTACAGACTTTTTGAGGAATTTGCATTTTATATGATGAAGGAAGCCTGCGAGAAGCGGACGACCAACATCCTTGACATTTCCGGAAAGGAATATGCGTTTGATTCAACAACGATTCCGTTATGTCTTGCAACATTCCCATGGGCAAAGTTCCAAGCAAGAAAGGAGGAGTGAAAGCTCATGTCTTATATGACATTGAAGCACAAGTTCCTGCTTTCTATACTGTAACCACTGCATCAAAGCATGATTCTACAGCAATGTCTTCAATCCATTATGAACCAAATGCTTATTATATATTCGACAGGGCTTATGACTCCTTTAAAGAGCTCTATAGGATACATCTTACAGACTCTTTCTTTGTTGTCAGAGTCAAGACGAGCTTAAAGTATAAGACAGTCAAATGGAAGTGAAGATTACCAAAGAACATAATGACTGATGCGGAAGTGAAACTGAGCGGCTATCTCTCCGAGAAGAAATATCCTGAGTCATTCAGACTCGTCCGATATTACGATGAAGAAGATGACCGTGAGTTCACTTTTCTGACGAATGCGAAAAAACTTTCTGCACTGGATATCGCCAATCTTTACAAGAAAAGATGGTTGATAGAACTGTTCTTCAAATGGCTCAAGTGGCACTCAAGATAAAGAAATTCTGGGGTACGGCAGAGAATTCTGTTCGCATACAAATCAGTGTGGCTATTATCACATACTGTCTTGTGGCTTTTGTCCAACATGATATGAAGTTGAAACGCTCAACCGATGAAGTTTTGCAAATTCTTAGTATATCATTGACTGACAAAACCCATTTGCGTGACCTGTTCGACAAGACTGATTTCAATGATATCAAAGAACTAAATGATCCCCTGATTCCGGGGCTATTTGATTAATTGTTTAACTCGTCCCATTTTAGCGGAACACTAATGAATTGGATTTATGAAACAACTATATGCACCCTTTGCCAGACCTTTATATGTAATGACAAAACCTGTTGGGGCGATATGTAATTTAGCTTGTGATTATTGCTACTATCTTGAAAAGTTAAATTTATATAAAGATGCTTTTAAACATGTGATGAGTGATGAACTATTGGAGCGTTTTGTTAAAGAATATATTGCTTCACAAACGATGCAGAAGGTACTTTTTACTTGGCATGGGGGAGAAACATTGATGCGTCCTCTCAGTTTCTATAAAAAGGCAGTAGAATTACAGAAAAAATATTCTGGAGGAAGGAGTATTGATAATTGTATACAGACCAATGGAACATTGCTTACAGATGAATGGTGTCAGTTTTTTAAAGTAAATAATTGGCTTGTGGGTGTTTCTATTGATGGACCGCAAGAGTTTCACGATGAATATCGTCGTAATAAGCAAGGACTTCCTTCGTTTATCAAAGTAATGCGTGGTATAGAGTTGTTGAATAAGTATGGAGTAGAATGGAATGCCATGGCTGTGGTAAATGATTATAATGCTGATTACCCTGTGGAGTTTTATAATTTCTTTAAATCAATAGGCTGTCATTATATCCAATTTGCCCCTATTGTAGAACGAATTTTTAAGCATAATGATGGGCGGCATTTGGCATCTCCTATACAAGATGGAGATAAGATGGCTGATTTTTCTGTAACTCCTGAGCAATGGGGAAATTTCTTATGTTGTCTTTTTGATGAATGGGTGAAAAATGATGTTGGGCAGTATTTTATTCAGCTGTTTGATTCTACCCTTGCTAATTGGGTTGGGGAACAGCCGGGGGTCTGTTCTATGGCTAAAACATGTGGTCATGCAGGAGTTATGGAATTTAACGGTGATGTATATTCTTGTGACCATTATGTATTTCCAGAATATAAATTGGGTAATATCTATCAAAAAACATTAGTAGAAATGATGTATGGAGACAGGCAGCAGGAGTTTGGGTTGATGAAACAGAAATCTTTGCCTACTCAGTGTAAAGAATGTGAGTATTTATTTGCCTGCAATGGTGAATGTCCAAAGAATAGATTTGCTAAAACGATATCTGGAGAACCGGGACTTAATTATTTATGCAAGGGTTACTATAAGTTTTTCAAACATGCAGCTCCGTATATGGACTATATGAAAAAAGAATTGCTTGCAAAACGTGCGCCAGCCAATGTAATGGAAGCTATTAAAAAAAATCTTATAAGCAGAGATTAAAAAAAGATTTTTTGATTTGTTGAGGGTGTAAATTAAACTGTGTCAGCAAAGAGGAAAATAAAATATTAACTTTGCTAATACAGTTTTTTATGAAAGAAGAATTTGATTTTGAGAGTATCAAGAACAAGGCTATTGAATAGTTAAAAGCGGGCAAGCCCTTGTTAGGTAAAGACGGTGCTTTTGCCTCTTTATTGGAAAGTATCCTGAATGCAGCTTTGGAAGGTGAGATGGATGCATATCTTACAGAAGAAGAACGTCAGACAGGTAACCGTCGTAACGGGAAAATGCAAAAACAAATGAGAATACTAAGATAAAACTTGCGACCCCGGATGATACTGAGGCGGTTGTTTACTTGCCTTTACCTGACGGTAAGACATATAAATATGTATCATTCAATGGTCAGAACATATGGACAAAAGGTATGTCCAAACAAGTTAATGGTATTGAGTATGTTGGTGAAGAAACAGGTTTTATAATCTTTAGGGTAAAACCTGGATCATGGACTATTGAAGGCATTCTTTGATTTTATGATTTAGATTGATATTTTTCAGACTAACTCAAATCTATTTTATTTATGAAAAATCTTTGTTCAACTTTATTTTTTATGATGTTTCTTTTGGTGGGTTGTAATTCAAATAAGCAACCCACTGGAGGAATATCCTTGATAGCACTTGAGGATGGATTTAAGAATATTCCGGATAGCCAAAAATTAGCTACATATTGGTATTGGGTATCAGACAATATTTCACAGGAAGGTGTGGTCAAGGATTTACACGCTATGAAGAAAGCCGGTATAAATAGGGCTTTTATCGGCAATATAGGTATTGGTAATGTTCCCTCTGGCAAGGTTAAATTTATGTCGGACGAATGGTGGAATGTCCTGCACAAAGCATTGAAAACCGCGACGGAACTCGGAATTGAAATCGGAATCTTCAACGGCCCTGGTTGGAGTCAGTCCGGAGGTCCTTGGGTTAAACTGGAGCAGAGCATGAAGTATCTTGCTTCAGAAACTTTAAAAGTAAGTGGAAATGGTAGTCTTCAATCTCTTAAACTTCCAGAAGTAGAAGATGGAACAATGATAAAAGTAATTGCCTATCCCGACATTAAGGAAGATTCTTTTTCTGATGAGATAAATAAAAAATCCAATCAGCCTGCTGAACTTGTTATTAACTGGCGCAAGGATTATGATTATCCGAGAACGTTGATAATCAAGGCTACATCGGAAATAAAGACTAAAGCTGTTTTATACGTATATGAAGGTGGGGAATACAAAGAACTGAAATCTTTTGATGTCGACAGAAGCAGAAAAGCTATTAATGTAGGTTTCGATCCGTTCGCTTCTATTGTTGTTTCTTTACCTCAAAATAAAAGTGAAAAGTACAAGCTTCAGTTCTTGAAACCTAGACAGGGAAATCTCAAGGTTACAATGACGTCAAAAGCATGCGTGGAAAGATACCCGGAAAAAACATTGGCTAAGATGTTTCAAAGCGCACAGCCCAAATGGAATTCTTATATGTGGGACTTTCAGGAAGAGACGACAGCCAATGTTGTAGCCCCGGAACAGATAATTGACCTTACGGGTAATGTAAATGATGACGGCTTACTTAACTGGTATGTGCCAGAAGGGGATTGGACAGTTGTTAATTTCTCAATGAAAACAACCGGGCAACAAAATACCCCAGCCACAAAAGAGGCAAGAGGGCTTGAAGTTGATAAAATGAACAAGGCATACCTGAAAGAGCATTATGATGCATTTATAGGTGAGATACTCCGTAGGATACCAGCCGAAGACAGAAAGACTTTCAGGATTGTTGTTATGGACAGTTATGAAACCGGAGGATTGAACTGGACTGATGATATGGAAACTGTTTTCGAGAATACATACGGTTACAGCCCTGTTCCCTACCTGCCGGCAATGAGAGGTGAGGTAGTTGGTTCTGTAGAAATGTCAAACAGATTTTTATGGGATTTGCGCCGTCTGATAGCTGATAGAGTTTCATACGATTACGTAGGTGGACTTAGAGAATTAAGCCATAAGGACGGTTTGATTACTTGGTTGGAGAATTATGGACATTGGGGGTTCCCGGGTGAATTCCTTCAGTATGGAGGACAGTCAGATGAAGTGGCAGGAGAGTTCTGGAGTGAAGGTAACTTGGGAAATATTGAGAATAAAGCGGCTTCTTCGTGTGCCCATATATATGGTAAAAGAAAAGTTTGGGCAGAATCATTTACTGCCAGCAGGAAACCTTTCTCGCGTTACCCTAAATTGATGAAGCAAAGAGGAGACAGATTCTTCACAGAAGGTATAAACAGCACTCTTTTTCATCTTTATATCCAGCAGCCTGACGACCGTAAACCGGGAATTAATGCCTGGTTTGGTAATGAGTTCAACAGAAATAATACGTGGTTTTCTCATTTGGATCTTTTTGTCTCATACCTAAAACGTTGCAATTTCATGCTTCAACAAGGGATATACATTGCCGATGTGGCATATTTTATAGGTGAGGATGCACCGATGATGACAGGTGTGTGTACTCCTGAACTGCCAAAAGGCTACTCGTTTGATTATATTAATGCTGAAGTTCTTATGAAGTATGCAGATGTAGAGGATGGATGTCTGACACTTTCTTCGGGTATGAAGTATAGAGTACTTGTGTTGCCACAATTGGAAACAATGCGTCCTGAGCTTTTGCAGAAATTAAGTACTTTGGTTAAGAAGGGGCTTCTAGTATTGGGACCGTCACCGCTCAGGTCGCCAAGCTTACAGAATTATCCGGAATGTGATGCAAAAGTGAAAACCCTGTCTGCTGAAATGTGGAAAGAAAACCGGGTTAACAAGTATGGTAGTGGTATGGTATATCCCGC includes:
- a CDS encoding family 78 glycoside hydrolase catalytic domain, translating into MRKILLILIAVISVSFVTAQDLKFSSLKCEMMESPISVDTSHPTFSWIVQAEGFDRSQSAYEIIVATDIDRLTSHKADMWKSGKVKSSQSAFVRYIGKNLKPLTSYYWMVRIWDEDGKSSKWSDPAKFETGLMDDESQWHEAKWITLSNDTRKSEHRFREFKTGAMKEPVMVTSQPVGYFRNEALLDKEIKSARAYICGLGYYELYINGKKVGDHVLDPAPSNYDKQAYYVAYDVTENLSSGKNTLGIILGNGFYGQNLSWKNNPEADKNLSFGVPAARMVVKVEYTDGTGQYIVTDGEWKNSTGPIVFDNIYGGEIYDSRYSIEGWNRNGYNDSQWTNTSVITPEIKKVSAQNMPPIRVLEEIKPVRMFKASDGKWIIDYGKNIAGWVKIKANGKTGDVLKISTYECLTQDGKDVFAGSTGGSANGMAQWFNYIFSRNGTEEWEPHFSYHGFRYAKVDEGIEGKPAEDMVTAVLVATDIQQNGSFLCSEPLYNKMDTISRLTIVDNIHGIPEDCPHREKCGWLGDAHAFCEYALYNYDMLNFYKKYMQDIRTQCRPSKAGDKSGKIFRVPTMIAPGKRTSNVALIDWGVATVYLPWYNYIHYGDDSMIKEFYPTMKELMEYYLTFKDKDGIMQNGMGDWCPPLWDRKNNPSAMECHPVISANAYFYDVLGIMARFAKMNGDDDYANKMQTEQKQLFDAFNKAYLKRIPLSGALWYGSQTATVMALRFGMVPEDKIKDVVEGLVYDIEAVKGMHHAVGIHGMRYIYTVLAEHGFSDLAHTILTIPTFPSQTYIMNYGFTTWPERQFYWDMMPQLSNSLNHPMHSGFAAYFYEMIGGVQSSRQEPGYKEFCVNPVSPSGMTFAKVTVPTVYGNIKSAWEKKGDEFVLNVSVPFNTKANVSISQKQYGSLKINGKQVSDIPSIRYDSENQILILGSGDYKLITKN
- a CDS encoding DUF4962 domain-containing protein, whose product is MKKLLSAIFIAAAGISSVSAAKLQHPCLLFTQDEVQQMREKSLSTQWLKDMREVVVKDADSMLSLQTEPYLLEDESKHLYFGIAGRGVQVNVLNLALAGYLTGEQKYIEKAKEVLLAVVRQTEPDNNKNWEHHHQASDAAQGVVLGYDMLYPYMSDSERAEVLDEIEKFGKYLYVSAGVWGTFDKGSTSCNHNSVHHGALGLCALVTGSHQEWLDRAIQRTEGFYTYCADETGYVTEGHHYLSYGFGGAFPFTQALKNLTGYDLFEKYKSLISQAGEQILWNLLPDGGMTVLNDSYSAPVGETVAYSAMLFNKPQQLWAWLKFAEDIPGQKEMNYYEKRAKFYLGLSYTKRGKYFSAPYGLPYTRFFLFLPDAKYTATESPEVGKTPLTKVFQSGRVFMRSGWNDTNDAHVSFTSGYDFHHGHNHRDENSFTFYSLGETFINDPIYWPKYSNCHSTLGIDGKEQFVQFGEVYNPKASMTEGRIQTVREDENGVFVRGEAKGAYDYKEGIDYSNRKLYFVRNAPYSPYVIFRDDAAMRDASEVEFVSRLITKPEHKVTSEGKAAIITTSSGAKAMILTYSGDVQINVVNDDMKGETFFAQVNGGDFLCTDYFKRLSSTVTAVNPRFTTIVIPYFKKEELPTIGVERRADDIIWTLSFSSGEKHLITLTDSDISIDII
- a CDS encoding alpha-L-rhamnosidase C-terminal domain-containing protein; the protein is MKKHLLFLFLFVVASAAASVTPKWIWIDNNDAPNTWACFRKTLDIDNVPSSEVYADIAVDSKYWLWVNGQQVVFEGGLAGSPSQAGKWDRKAKITPSNTWFERVNIQPYLKKGKNVISVLAWYWGRETHKGTYIKKRGGFLFSSEINGQGISSDSSWKASRHVAYDTTGCTASKAIVPFKIKYDARKNMNEWFMPEYNDSQWTKAVVLGNKGDAPWHNLVERNFPRPVNHGLLEYANDKELGFPFDGNGKTVVCKLPFNKQITPWLKVESQGGDTIFISTDNPKNAITAHYITRPGRQTFECYSWMNGHDVRYTVPKGVKVLSLKYRWITVGEMAGKFQIDDPFYQRLWDMCYNTLFVCARDNFMDCPDRERALWIGDVADQTSYLFYSMDDAGRKLLRMAIISTMCFSDNKVIGALGPLRVRELVCQSLQFIAQCIWPYYINTGDKATLSEVYPFVYDYLSLFPMKENGLPEYRKGKSPDTWDWLDWGVKGTIDNEPIQVAFYYMALDKAREMALLLGKSDDVKWYEDRMKSIKTNYDKCFWQNGFYSSNPAKFKDDRANAIAIVSGVASSDKYQQIVDNVLTKNYYSSPHFEWIVEDAMCIAGEYGKALERMKKQYQSQVDNKKMTTLYEFFPKGGSYNHAWNAPNAILAKYISGIYPTKPGWKEFVVKPHLVNFKSIKQTVPSVKGDISLEVSSNENTKIKLSTPDDTEAVVYLPVPDGKTYKYVSLNGQKIWTKGKGLSRQVSGVEFIGEETGFIIFRVKSGSWTIEGII
- a CDS encoding anaerobic sulfatase-maturation protein, coding for MKQLYAPFARPLYVMTKPVGAICNLACDYCYYLEKLNLYKDAFKHVMSDELLERFVKEYIASQTMQKVLFTWHGGETLMRPLSFYKKAVELQKKYSGGRSIDNCIQTNGTLLTDEWCQFFKVNNWLVGVSIDGPQEFHDEYRRNKQGLPSFIKVMRGIELLNKYGVEWNAMAVVNDYNADYPVEFYNFFKSIGCHYIQFAPIVERIFKHNDGRHLASPIQDGDKMADFSVTPEQWGNFLCCLFDEWVKNDVGQYFIQLFDSTLANWVGEQPGVCSMAKTCGHAGVMEFNGDVYSCDHYVFPEYKLGNIYQKTLVEMMYGDRQQEFGLMKQKSLPTQCKECEYLFACNGECPKNRFAKTISGEPGLNYLCKGYYKFFKHAAPYMDYMKKELLAKRAPANVMEAIKKNLISRD